The Pleurodeles waltl isolate 20211129_DDA chromosome 7, aPleWal1.hap1.20221129, whole genome shotgun sequence genome includes a region encoding these proteins:
- the LOC138304401 gene encoding tRNA pseudouridine(38/39) synthase-like — translation MAGGSLDEEERERLMTRVEDLERELKKLQQQLAVHPTAKGKKRVQRPFDFSAHGRRHVALRIAYLGWGYQGFASQENTSNTVEEKLFEALSKTRLVESRQTASYHRCGRTDKGVSAFGQVISLDLRSAVSDGKGVTPCKGAQKADQNITEIRYAHILNRVLPPDIRVLAWAPVEPDFSARFSCLQRTYHYYFPRADLDVALMNASSQHYVGTHDFRNLCKMDVANGVTNFQRTILSAKVVPVTGDVGPFQLHKFEVTGQAFLYHQVRCMVAILFLIGQRLEEPNIIDELLNVEKNPCKPQYSMAVEFPLVLYDCKFEDVQWIYEADVHEFNMTHLQQLWANHAVKTHLIYSMLQGLDSAPISSSAGATGEIEPLVLWRHIQPPLLNQVSAFIEGVKTRTYKPLMERPLCQGLESRIEHFVRRGRIEAPGSKSQKAEDTIDGEEEKPQSQEPTFKRGTQTSEQPSKRVCLESVLPPSHKD, via the exons ATGGCTGGAGGTAGCTTAGACGAAGAGGAGCGTGAGCGGCTGATGACCAGGGTGGAGGATCTGGAGCGGGAGCTCAAGAAACTTCAGCAGCAATTGGCTGTACATCCCACTGCAAAAGGCAAGAAACGGGTGCAGCGTCCCTTCGATTTCAGTGCCCATGGTAGGCGGCATGTGGCCCTAAGGATCGCCTACCTTGGCTGGGGATATCAGGGTTTTGCCAGCCAGGAGAACACAAGTAACACAGTGGAGGAGAAGCTATTTGAGGCGCTAAGCAAGACACGTCTGGTGGAGAGCCGCCAGACTGCAAGCTACCACCGGTGTGGGCGAACAGACAAGGGTGTCAGTGCCTTCGGACAG GTGATCTCTCTAGACCTCCGCTCAGCTGTGTCAGACGGGAAGGGTGTTACGCCATGCAAAGGAGCCCAAAAGGCAGACCAGAACATCACTGAGATCCGTTATGCCCACATCTTGAACCGTGTGCTGCCTCCAGATATTAGAGTGTTGGCCTGGGCACCAGTGGAGCCAGATTTCAGTGCTCGCTTCAGCTGTTTGCAGCGGACATACCATTACTACTTCCCCCGTGCTGACCTGGATGTGGCACTTATGAACGCTTCATCGCAGCACTATGTTGGTACCCATGACTTCCGAAACCTATGCAAGATGGATGTTGCCAATGGTGTGACGAATTTTCAGCGCACAATACTGTCTGCGAAGGTGGTACCCGTCACAGGAGATGTTggaccttttcagctgcacaagtTTGAAGTAACTGGACAGGCATTTCTTTACCACCAGGTGCGGTGCATGGTGGCCATCCTCTTCCTTATTGGGCAAAGGCTGGAGGAGCCCAACATTATCGACGAGCTTCTGAATGTGGAGAAGAACCCCTGTAAACCGCAGTACAG TATGGCTGTGGAGTTCCCCCTCGTTCTATATGATTGCAAGTTTGAGGATGTGCAGTGGATCTACGAGGCGGACGTCCACGAGTTTAATATGACACATCTACAGCAGCTCTGGGCAAACCATGCAGTGAAAACGCATCTTATATACAGCATGTTACAGGGGCTGGACAGTGCCCCTAtctcctcaagtgcag gtgCCACGGGGGAGATAGAGCCATTGGTGCTTTGGAGACACATCCAGCCTCCTCTGCTGAACCAGGTCAGTGCATTCATTGAAGGTGTGAAGACCAGGACCTACAAACCCCTCATGGAAAGACCTCTGTGCCAGGGCCTGGAGTCGCGCATAGAACATTTCGTCCGCCGGGGCCGCATCGAAGCACCTGGGAGCAAGAGCCAAAAAGCAGAGGACACTATAGATGGTGAGGAAGAAAAACCCCAATCACAGGAGCCAACTTTCAAGAGAGGCACACAGACGTCTGAGCAACCTTCCAAGAGAGTTTGTTTGGAATCTGTCCTACCTCCCTCCCACAAGGACTGA